CTCCGGGGCGGTCCGCTCGATGTGGCTCCGCAGCGCCGCGGCCTCGTCGTCGAGCCCCGCGGCCCGCTCGGCGAGCGAGGCGAGCCGGCGGTCTTCGGGCTCCTCCTCGCCGGCCAGCGTCCGCGCGTAGGCGACGCCGGAGCCCGCCTCCTCGCGCTTTCGGCCCGCCCACTCGGCGACCCGCTCGGCGAGTTCGTTCGCGACGCGCTCGCAGTCGTCCATCGCCCGGACGCTGCTCACGAGGTCCCGGTCCGCCGCCGTCTCCGCCTCCCGGACGGCCGCCCGCGTCGCCGACGTCGTCGCGTCGTGAAGCAGGTCGTAGTAGTCGTCCTCGTCGGCGGCGAAGCCCGCCTCGACCGCCCGCGCGGGCCACTCGGCCGGCTCCTCGGCGGTCCCGCGTTCGATCGCCTCGCGGGCCTCCTCGAGGTCGGCCGGGTCGACGTCCTCGAACCACCCCCTCCCAGTATTTTCGGTCATACCGGGGCTTTCGTCCCCACTGTTGTTAGTTGTCGCTTTTTATATCGACCGGGGGAGCGGGCGCTCGCCGGTCTCCGGCCTCGGTACCCGATTCCCGACGGCCCGTCCTACAGTTCCAGTTCGGTCGCCGACTCGACCTCGAACCGGAGGACCTCGGGCTCCCCCGCGAGCAGGTCCGGGAGCGCCGCCTCGAACGCCTCGAAGTGCTCCGTCTCCGTGTGGGTCTCGAACGCGTCGGCGTCCTCGTAGCGCTCGGCGAACCGAACCGTGTTCGGCTCCGAGACGTCCATCGCGGCCCGATACTCGATCGTTCCTGCCTCCGCCTGCGACTGTTCGACGAGGTCCTCGATCGTTTCGAGGGCCTCCTCGCGCTTCGCCGGGTCGAGCGGAAATGTCGCGTGTACGAGTATCATCCGGGTGGATTCGAAAGGGGACGTAATATAAATCCACGCCGGGTGGGTGAGTTGGGTGGATCACCGGCTCGTGTCGAGAGCTGGCTGCTGGTCCGAGAAGACGAACAGGACGCTGGGGGTAACGGACTGCCACAAGTAGGGATCGGTGGCGAGCGCGTTAATAAAAGGCTTCGATCCCTCTCGAGTCGTTGTGACATCCTCCCGCGCCTAAAAGCGCGGGCCTCCCACCCGGTGTTGGCCGGGCAGGTCAATCCTGAACGTTGGGAGTCTCAGGTTTGCTGGACAGTCAGCCAGTGGCTCTGCCACGAAGCCGTTACTCGTACCCGCTGAAGGGCTTCGAGATAGCTGATTGTTTTACGACTGTCGGCGTGGTCGGCTTACTTTTTGATTCCGGTTAAAAACCGTGGCAAACACCGAGTCAACTGCCAGTTCTCCACGCACAATTATATTTACTGTGTCTATACATAAACTTTTATCGGATTCATCTGGTGGCTAAAGCCACCAGTATTCTCCTTGTATCTCTATAATGGGCTCTGCCGACGTTCACGAGCAGTGATGTCGCGGGACAGCGATAGAGGCGTTCGGAACACGGACGCGACACGCGACGGACGGCCGCGGAGCAACCTCCCGCGGTTCCTCGACCACTACGCTCATGAGGCGTTCGTCCCTAACATACGTTCGTGAACTTGCTCACCGACACGCCGATCCCCGATGGATCACACGATATCAAAGCCCGCGCGCGGACGTTCGCCGACGAGCGGATCCGACCCGAGGCGATGGCCCACGACGCGACCGGCGAGTTCCCGATCGAGATCCTGCGGGCGGCCCAGGAGGCCGGCCTCGCGGGACGGTACTTTTCCGAGGCGTACGGCGGTTCGGGATGGACGCTCGCGGACCGACTCGCGATCATCGAGGAGTGGTTCCGGGCCGACGGGGGGATCGGGCTCGCGCTCCAGCTGGCCGACTTCGGCGCAAAAGTCGTCGCCATGCACGGCAGCGACGAGCAGCGATCGGAGTGGCTCCCGCCGGTCGCCGAAGAGAACCTGATCACCGGCCTCGCCGCGACGGAGCCCCGCGGTGGCTCCGACCTCGCGGGGATGGGGACGACGGCACGGCGGGCGGGCGACGAGTACGTCCTCGACGGCGAAAAGTACTGGACGAGCAACGGCGTCGTCGCCGACTGGGTCGTCGTCTACGCCCGGACCGGCGACGACGGGGGCCACGACGCGTACTCGCTTTTCATCGTGCCGACGGACAGCCCGGGCTACGAGGCCGAGGCCATCGACGACAAGACGGGCCTGCGTGCCAGCCAGCAGGCTCGCGTCGAACTCGATGGGGTCCGGGTTCCAGCGTCGAATCTGCTCGGTGAGCCGAACCGGGGGTTCTACCGGATCGCCGAGTTCTTCAATTACGGCCGGATCGTGGTCGCGGGCCACGGGATCGGGCTGGCCGCGGCCGCCATCGAGGCGGCGTGGGACTACGTCCACGACCGGGAGCTGTACGACGGGGTGGTCGCGGACAAACAGACGGTCCGTCACGAACTGATCGACATGCGCGAGCGGTTCGAAGCCGCCCGGGCACTGACGTGGACGGCGTGTCGACGCGTCGCCGCCGGCGAGGATCCAGCCTTCTGGGCCAGCCTCGCGAAGCGCCGGGCCACCGAGGCCGCCGAATCGATCGCCGGCGACGCCGCACAGCTCCACGGTGGTGAGGGCCTCCGGGAGGAAAACCGGATCAACAAGATCCACCGGGACAGCTCGTATCCAAGCGTCTACGAGGGGGCCAACGCCGTCCAGCGCGACATCGCCTACGGCCACTGGCCCGATAGGAACTGATGCCGCCGCGGACGGCGACACTCCCGGGTACCGGCAATTGCGGTTCGATAGCCACAGACATCCCCGCGTGTTCCGATGACCTCCCGGCCGCAAGCGGTGGGATGTGACATCCTCCCGCGCCTAAAAGCGCGGGCCTCCCACCCGGTGTTGGCCGGGCAGGTCAATCCTGAACGTTGGGAGTCTCAGGTTTGCTGGACAGTCAGCCAGTGGCTCTGCCACGAAGCCGTTACTCGTACCCGCTGAAGGGCTTCGAGATAGCTGATTGTTTTACGACTGTCGGCGTGGTCGGCTTACTTTTTGATTCCGGTTAAAAACCGTGGCAAACACCGAGTCAACTGCCAGTTCTCCACGCACAATTATATTTACTGTGTCTATACATAAACTTTTGTCGGATTCATCTGGTGGCTAAAGCCACCAGTATTCTCCTTGTATCTCTATAACACGATAGCTTGCTATACGATATTATGACTGTCCCGATTACTGTCCTGCACGTCGACGACGATCCGGCGGTCGCGGACGTGACTGCGGAGTTCCTCAAGCGCGAGAACGACTACCTAGACGTCGAGGCGACGACCAGCGCCGAGGAAGC
The genomic region above belongs to Natronomonas moolapensis 8.8.11 and contains:
- a CDS encoding NOP5/NOP56 family protein; amino-acid sequence: MTENTGRGWFEDVDPADLEEAREAIERGTAEEPAEWPARAVEAGFAADEDDYYDLLHDATTSATRAAVREAETAADRDLVSSVRAMDDCERVANELAERVAEWAGRKREEAGSGVAYARTLAGEEEPEDRRLASLAERAAGLDDEAAALRSHIERTAPEVAPNLTALAGAVLAARLIALAGGLKQLARKPAGTVQVLGAEEALFAHLRGRAPSPKHGIIFTHEAVSGTHPEHRGSAARALAGKLSIAARIDHYAGDRRPELETELHDRIERIQARDVE
- a CDS encoding putative quinol monooxygenase, which codes for MILVHATFPLDPAKREEALETIEDLVEQSQAEAGTIEYRAAMDVSEPNTVRFAERYEDADAFETHTETEHFEAFEAALPDLLAGEPEVLRFEVESATELEL
- a CDS encoding acyl-CoA dehydrogenase family protein, which encodes MNLLTDTPIPDGSHDIKARARTFADERIRPEAMAHDATGEFPIEILRAAQEAGLAGRYFSEAYGGSGWTLADRLAIIEEWFRADGGIGLALQLADFGAKVVAMHGSDEQRSEWLPPVAEENLITGLAATEPRGGSDLAGMGTTARRAGDEYVLDGEKYWTSNGVVADWVVVYARTGDDGGHDAYSLFIVPTDSPGYEAEAIDDKTGLRASQQARVELDGVRVPASNLLGEPNRGFYRIAEFFNYGRIVVAGHGIGLAAAAIEAAWDYVHDRELYDGVVADKQTVRHELIDMRERFEAARALTWTACRRVAAGEDPAFWASLAKRRATEAAESIAGDAAQLHGGEGLREENRINKIHRDSSYPSVYEGANAVQRDIAYGHWPDRN